A single window of Pectobacterium parmentieri DNA harbors:
- the rpsD gene encoding 30S ribosomal protein S4 has translation MARYLGPKLKLSRREGTDLFLKSGVRAIDSKCKIEQAPGQHGARKPRLSDYGVQLREKQKVRRIYGVLERQFRNYYKEAARLKGNTGANLLQLLEGRLDNVVYRMGFGATRAESRQMVSHKAIMVNGRVVSIASYQVSPNDVVSIREKAKKQSRVKAALELAEQREKPTWLEVDAAKMEGVFKRIPERTDLSADINEHLIVELYSK, from the coding sequence ATGGCAAGATATTTGGGTCCTAAGCTCAAGCTGAGCCGTCGTGAAGGCACCGACCTGTTCCTGAAGTCTGGTGTTCGTGCGATCGATTCCAAGTGTAAAATTGAACAAGCTCCTGGCCAGCATGGTGCGCGTAAGCCGCGTCTGTCTGACTATGGTGTACAGTTGCGTGAAAAGCAAAAAGTTCGCCGTATCTACGGTGTGCTTGAGCGTCAGTTCCGTAACTATTATAAAGAAGCTGCACGTCTGAAAGGCAACACAGGTGCAAACCTGCTGCAACTGCTGGAAGGTCGTCTGGATAACGTTGTTTATCGTATGGGTTTTGGTGCTACTCGCGCTGAATCACGTCAGATGGTGAGCCACAAAGCTATCATGGTAAACGGTCGCGTTGTTAGCATCGCTTCTTATCAGGTATCCCCGAATGACGTAGTCAGCATCCGTGAGAAAGCGAAAAAGCAATCTCGCGTGAAAGCCGCTCTGGAGCTGGCTGAACAGCGTGAAAAGCCAACTTGGCTGGAAGTTGATGCTGCCAAGATGGAAGGTGTGTTCAAACGTATTCCTGAACGTACCGATCTGTCTGCGGACATTAATGAACACCTGATCGTCGAGCTTTACTCCAAGTAA
- the mscL gene encoding large-conductance mechanosensitive channel protein MscL, which produces MSIIKEFREFAMRGNVVDLAVGVIIGAAFGKIVSSLVSDIIMPPLGLLIGGVDFKQFSLILRDAQGDIPAVVMNYGAFIQNIFDFVIVAFAIFIAIKLMNKMRRKQEDIPTAPPKPSAEEKLLAEIRDLLKGQQPKQ; this is translated from the coding sequence ATGAGTATCATCAAAGAATTCAGAGAGTTTGCCATGCGTGGCAACGTTGTCGATTTAGCGGTGGGTGTCATTATTGGTGCCGCTTTCGGTAAAATTGTTTCTTCTCTGGTATCGGATATTATTATGCCGCCGCTAGGGCTTTTGATTGGTGGTGTCGATTTTAAACAGTTCAGCCTCATTCTCCGTGATGCCCAAGGCGACATTCCTGCCGTTGTCATGAACTACGGCGCTTTCATCCAGAATATTTTCGACTTTGTCATCGTCGCTTTTGCAATTTTTATAGCTATCAAGCTGATGAATAAAATGCGTCGTAAACAGGAAGATATCCCTACCGCCCCACCAAAACCGAGCGCAGAAGAGAAGCTGCTAGCTGAAATCCGCGATTTGCTTAAAGGGCAGCAGCCCAAACAGTAA
- the rplR gene encoding 50S ribosomal protein L18, with protein sequence MDKKAARIRRATRARRKLQELGATRLVVHRTPRHIYAQVIAPNGSEVLVAASTVEKAIAEQLKSTGNKDAATAIGKAIAERALEKGIKNVSFDRSGFQYHGRVQALADAAREAGLQF encoded by the coding sequence ATGGATAAGAAAGCAGCTCGTATCCGTCGTGCGACCCGCGCACGCCGCAAGCTCCAGGAACTGGGTGCGACGCGTCTGGTGGTACATCGTACTCCACGCCATATTTATGCGCAGGTCATTGCACCGAACGGTTCTGAAGTCCTGGTAGCCGCTTCTACTGTAGAAAAAGCTATCGCTGAACAACTGAAGTCGACTGGCAACAAAGACGCAGCAACCGCAATAGGTAAAGCTATTGCAGAACGCGCGTTAGAAAAAGGCATCAAGAATGTCTCTTTCGACCGTTCCGGTTTCCAATATCATGGTCGAGTCCAAGCACTGGCAGATGCTGCCCGTGAAGCTGGCCTTCAGTTCTAA
- the rpmJ gene encoding 50S ribosomal protein L36, whose protein sequence is MKVRASVKKLCRNCKIVKRNGVVRVICSAEPKHKQRQG, encoded by the coding sequence ATGAAAGTTCGTGCTTCCGTCAAGAAATTATGTCGTAACTGTAAGATTGTTAAGCGTAACGGTGTCGTTCGTGTGATCTGCAGTGCCGAACCGAAGCATAAACAGCGTCAAGGCTGA
- a CDS encoding alternative ribosome-rescue factor A, producing the protein MTTYRHKRGKIQDNAIEALLHDPLFRQRIEVNEKGKGSYRRKDKHVKKGSWEASGKQSSDYLPLAFLLSA; encoded by the coding sequence ATGACCACATACCGCCATAAGCGCGGAAAAATTCAGGATAACGCCATTGAGGCGTTGCTGCATGATCCGCTGTTTCGCCAACGAATTGAAGTGAATGAAAAAGGGAAAGGAAGTTATCGTAGAAAAGACAAACATGTGAAGAAAGGGAGTTGGGAGGCCAGTGGTAAGCAATCAAGTGATTATTTACCTCTGGCCTTTCTACTTTCTGCGTAA
- the rplN gene encoding 50S ribosomal protein L14: MIQEQTMLNVADNSGARRVMCIKVLGGSHRRYAGVGDIIKITIKEAIPRGKVKKGDVLKAVVVRTKKGVRRPDGSVIRFDGNACVILNNNSEQPIGTRIFGPVTRELRNEKFMKIISLAPEVL, from the coding sequence GATCCAAGAACAGACTATGCTGAACGTGGCCGATAATTCCGGTGCACGTCGCGTAATGTGTATCAAGGTTCTAGGTGGCTCGCACCGTCGCTACGCAGGCGTCGGCGATATCATCAAAATTACCATCAAGGAAGCAATTCCTCGCGGTAAGGTGAAAAAAGGCGATGTTCTGAAGGCGGTAGTGGTGCGCACCAAGAAGGGTGTTCGTCGCCCGGACGGTTCTGTCATTCGCTTCGATGGAAATGCTTGCGTTATTCTAAACAATAACAGCGAACAGCCTATCGGTACGCGTATTTTTGGGCCGGTAACTCGTGAACTGCGTAATGAGAAGTTCATGAAAATTATCTCTCTGGCACCAGAAGTACTTTAA
- the rplQ gene encoding 50S ribosomal protein L17, producing the protein MRHRKSGRQLNRNSSHRQAMFRNMASSLVRHEIIKTTLPKAKELRRVVEPLITLAKTDSVANRRLAFARTRDNEIVAKLFNELGPRFASRAGGYTRILKCGFRAGDNAPMAYIELVDRSVSQTEEVATAE; encoded by the coding sequence ATGCGCCATCGTAAGAGTGGTCGTCAACTGAACCGTAACAGCAGCCATCGTCAGGCTATGTTCCGTAACATGGCTAGTTCTTTGGTTCGTCATGAAATCATCAAGACGACCCTGCCGAAAGCGAAAGAGCTGCGTCGCGTTGTTGAACCGCTGATTACTCTTGCCAAGACCGACAGCGTTGCTAATCGTCGTCTGGCATTCGCCCGCACTCGTGATAACGAGATCGTGGCAAAACTGTTTAATGAACTGGGCCCGCGTTTCGCGAGCCGTGCCGGTGGTTACACTCGTATTCTGAAGTGTGGCTTCCGTGCTGGTGACAATGCGCCGATGGCATACATCGAGCTCGTTGATCGCTCAGTTTCGCAGACAGAAGAAGTGGCTACTGCAGAGTAA
- the secY gene encoding preprotein translocase subunit SecY — MAKQPGLDFQSAKGGVGELKRRLLFVIGALIVFRIGSFIPIPGIDATVLAKLLEQQRGTIIEMFNMFSGGALSRASIFALGIMPYISASIIIQLLTVVHPTLAEIKKEGEAGRRKISQYTRYGTLVLAIFQSIGIATGLPNMPGMQDLVINPGFAFYFTAVVSLVTGTMFLMWLGEQITERGIGNGISIIIFAGIVAGLPPAIGHTIEQARQGDLHFLLLLLVAVLVFAVTFFVVFIERGQRRIVVNYAKRQQGRRVYAAQSTHLPLKVNMAGVIPAIFASSIILFPATIASWFGGGTGWNWLTTISLYLQPGQPLYVLLYASAIIFFCFFYTALVFNPRETADNLKKSGAFVPGIRPGEQTAKYIDKVMTRLTLIGAMYITFICLIPEFMRDAMKVPFYFGGTSLLIVVVVIMDFMAQVQTLMMSSQYESALKKANLKGYNR; from the coding sequence ATGGCTAAGCAACCAGGATTAGATTTTCAGAGTGCTAAAGGCGGAGTTGGTGAACTGAAGCGCAGACTTTTGTTTGTTATCGGTGCGCTAATTGTTTTCCGTATTGGCTCTTTTATTCCGATCCCTGGTATTGATGCCACTGTGCTTGCCAAATTGCTTGAACAGCAGCGAGGCACCATCATTGAAATGTTTAACATGTTCTCTGGTGGTGCTCTCAGCCGTGCTTCTATCTTTGCACTGGGTATTATGCCATATATTTCGGCATCGATTATTATCCAGTTGCTGACGGTGGTTCATCCCACCTTGGCTGAAATAAAGAAAGAAGGGGAGGCTGGCCGTCGTAAGATTAGTCAGTATACCCGCTACGGCACCTTGGTGTTGGCCATATTCCAATCTATCGGTATTGCTACCGGTTTGCCGAATATGCCTGGAATGCAAGATTTGGTCATAAATCCAGGTTTTGCTTTCTACTTTACCGCTGTTGTAAGCCTGGTTACTGGAACAATGTTCCTGATGTGGCTGGGAGAACAGATTACGGAGCGTGGTATCGGTAACGGTATCTCGATCATAATCTTTGCTGGTATTGTTGCGGGTCTCCCGCCGGCCATTGGCCATACCATCGAGCAAGCTCGGCAAGGCGACCTGCACTTCCTCCTGTTGCTGTTGGTTGCAGTTTTAGTGTTTGCAGTAACCTTCTTCGTTGTTTTCATTGAGCGTGGTCAACGTCGTATCGTCGTTAATTATGCAAAGCGTCAACAAGGTCGTCGTGTTTATGCAGCACAGAGTACGCATTTACCGCTGAAAGTGAATATGGCCGGGGTTATTCCTGCGATCTTCGCTTCCAGTATTATTCTGTTCCCTGCCACGATTGCATCTTGGTTTGGGGGCGGTACCGGTTGGAACTGGCTGACAACTATTTCGCTGTATTTGCAGCCCGGACAACCGCTTTATGTGTTACTCTATGCGTCTGCAATCATCTTCTTCTGTTTCTTCTACACTGCGTTGGTTTTCAACCCGCGTGAAACAGCAGATAACCTGAAGAAGTCCGGTGCATTCGTGCCAGGAATTCGTCCGGGAGAGCAAACGGCGAAATATATCGATAAAGTGATGACTCGCCTGACTCTGATTGGTGCGATGTATATTACTTTTATCTGCCTGATCCCGGAGTTTATGCGTGACGCAATGAAAGTGCCTTTCTATTTTGGGGGTACATCTTTATTGATCGTTGTTGTCGTCATCATGGACTTTATGGCTCAAGTGCAAACTCTGATGATGTCGAGTCAATATGAGTCTGCATTGAAGAAAGCAAACCTGAAAGGCTATAACCGTTAA
- the rpsN gene encoding 30S ribosomal protein S14, whose translation MAKQSMKAREVVRVKLAEKYRAKREELKAIISGVNSSDEDRWDAVLKLQTLPRDSSPSRQRNRCRQTGRPHAFLRKFGLSRIKVREAAMRGEIPGLKKASW comes from the coding sequence ATGGCTAAGCAATCCATGAAAGCACGCGAAGTTGTTCGTGTGAAACTGGCTGAAAAATACCGCGCTAAACGCGAGGAATTGAAAGCTATCATCTCTGGTGTGAACTCATCCGACGAAGATCGTTGGGATGCTGTTCTTAAGCTGCAGACTCTGCCGCGTGATTCCAGCCCGTCTCGTCAGCGTAACCGCTGCCGCCAAACTGGTCGTCCGCACGCTTTCCTGCGGAAGTTCGGGTTGAGCCGTATCAAGGTCCGTGAAGCCGCTATGCGCGGTGAAATTCCGGGTCTGAAAAAGGCTAGCTGGTAA
- the rpsE gene encoding 30S ribosomal protein S5 — MAHIEKQAGELQEKLIAVNRVSKTVKGGRIFSFTALTVVGDGNGRVGFGYGKAREVPAAIQKAMEKARRNMMNVALNNGTLQHPVKGAHTGSRVFMQPASEGTGIIAGGAMRAVLEVAGVHNVLAKAYGSTNPINVVRATIDGLANMKSPEMVAAKRGKSVEEILG; from the coding sequence ATGGCTCACATCGAGAAACAAGCTGGCGAACTGCAGGAAAAGCTGATCGCGGTAAATCGCGTATCTAAAACCGTTAAAGGTGGTCGTATTTTCAGCTTCACCGCACTGACTGTAGTGGGTGACGGCAACGGCCGCGTTGGTTTTGGTTACGGTAAAGCTCGCGAAGTTCCAGCAGCGATCCAGAAAGCGATGGAAAAAGCCCGTCGCAATATGATGAATGTCGCGCTGAACAACGGCACCCTGCAGCACCCAGTTAAAGGTGCTCACACGGGGTCTCGTGTGTTCATGCAGCCAGCTTCCGAAGGTACCGGTATTATTGCCGGTGGCGCAATGCGCGCCGTTTTGGAAGTTGCAGGGGTTCACAACGTATTGGCTAAAGCCTATGGTTCCACTAACCCGATTAACGTGGTTCGTGCAACGATTGATGGCTTAGCCAACATGAAGTCCCCGGAAATGGTCGCTGCCAAGCGTGGTAAATCCGTTGAAGAAATTCTGGGGTAA
- the rpsM gene encoding 30S ribosomal protein S13, which produces MARIAGINIPDHKHTVIALTSIFGIGKTRSQAICAATGIAENVKISELSEEQIDKLRDEVAKFVVEGDLRREVTLSIKRLMDLGTYRGLRHRRGLPVRGQRTKTNARTRKGPRKPIKK; this is translated from the coding sequence GTGGCCCGTATAGCAGGCATTAACATTCCTGATCATAAACATACCGTTATTGCATTAACATCAATTTTCGGTATCGGTAAAACTCGGTCGCAGGCTATTTGTGCTGCAACAGGGATTGCCGAGAATGTTAAGATCAGTGAGCTGTCTGAAGAGCAAATCGATAAGCTGCGTGACGAAGTTGCCAAGTTTGTTGTAGAAGGTGATCTGCGTCGTGAAGTTACCCTGAGCATCAAGCGTCTTATGGACCTTGGTACTTATCGTGGTTTGCGTCATCGTCGTGGTCTGCCGGTTCGCGGTCAGCGTACCAAGACTAACGCCCGTACCCGTAAGGGTCCGCGCAAACCGATCAAGAAATAA
- the rplF gene encoding 50S ribosomal protein L6 has translation MSRVAKAPVVIPAGVEVKLNGQDVSIKGKNGELSRKIHDAVEVKQADNALTFAPREGFVDGWAQAGTTRALLNAMVIGVTEGFTKKLQLVGVGYRAAVKGNVVNLSLGFSHPVEHALPAGITAECPSQTEIVLKGADKQVIGQVAAELRAYRRPEPYKGKGVRYADEVVRTKEAKKK, from the coding sequence ATGTCTCGTGTTGCAAAAGCACCCGTCGTCATTCCTGCCGGCGTAGAGGTAAAACTCAACGGTCAGGATGTTTCGATTAAGGGTAAAAACGGCGAGCTGAGTCGTAAGATCCATGATGCCGTTGAAGTGAAACAAGCTGACAACGCTCTGACTTTCGCCCCGCGCGAAGGTTTCGTTGATGGATGGGCCCAAGCGGGTACCACTCGCGCTCTGTTGAACGCAATGGTTATCGGTGTTACCGAAGGCTTCACTAAGAAGCTGCAACTGGTTGGTGTTGGTTACCGTGCTGCTGTTAAAGGCAATGTGGTTAATCTGTCTCTTGGGTTTTCTCACCCAGTTGAGCATGCACTGCCGGCAGGTATTACTGCAGAATGCCCAAGCCAAACTGAAATCGTACTGAAAGGTGCTGATAAGCAGGTTATTGGTCAGGTTGCTGCGGAATTACGCGCCTACCGTCGTCCTGAGCCTTATAAAGGCAAGGGTGTCCGTTACGCCGACGAAGTCGTGCGTACCAAAGAGGCTAAGAAGAAGTAA
- the rplX gene encoding 50S ribosomal protein L24, whose amino-acid sequence MAAKIRRDDEVIVLTGKDKGKRGKVKNVLSASKVIVEGINLVKKHQKPVPALNQPGGIVEKEAAIQVSNLAIFNAATGKADRVGFRFEDGKKVRFFKSNSETIK is encoded by the coding sequence ATGGCAGCGAAAATCCGTCGTGATGACGAAGTTATCGTGCTAACCGGCAAAGATAAAGGTAAGCGCGGTAAAGTAAAAAATGTCCTGTCTGCTAGTAAGGTCATTGTTGAAGGTATTAACCTGGTTAAAAAACATCAGAAGCCGGTTCCGGCCCTGAACCAACCAGGTGGCATCGTTGAAAAAGAAGCTGCAATTCAAGTTTCTAACCTTGCAATCTTCAATGCGGCAACTGGTAAGGCTGACCGTGTAGGCTTTAGATTCGAAGACGGAAAAAAAGTCCGTTTCTTTAAATCTAATAGCGAAACTATCAAGTAA
- the rplO gene encoding 50S ribosomal protein L15 yields the protein MRLNTLSPAEGAKHAPKRLGRGIGSGLGKTSGRGHKGQNSRSGGGVRRGFEGGQMPLYRRLPKFGFTSRKAMITSEVRLSDLAKVEGDVVDLNTLKAANVIGIQIEFAKVILSGEVARPVTIRGLRVTKGARAAIEAAGGKIEE from the coding sequence ATGCGTTTAAATACTCTGTCTCCGGCCGAAGGTGCTAAACATGCACCGAAGCGTTTAGGTCGTGGTATCGGTTCTGGCCTGGGCAAAACTAGCGGTCGTGGTCACAAAGGTCAGAACTCTCGTTCTGGTGGTGGCGTGCGCCGTGGTTTTGAAGGTGGTCAGATGCCTTTATACCGTCGTCTGCCGAAATTCGGTTTTACTTCTCGTAAAGCAATGATCACGTCAGAAGTTCGTTTGTCTGATCTTGCTAAAGTAGAAGGCGACGTAGTTGACCTGAATACGCTGAAAGCCGCTAATGTTATTGGCATTCAGATTGAATTCGCGAAAGTGATTCTGTCTGGTGAAGTTGCTCGTCCGGTAACGATTCGTGGTCTGCGTGTCACTAAAGGTGCTCGTGCTGCTATCGAAGCTGCTGGCGGTAAAATTGAGGAATAA
- the rplE gene encoding 50S ribosomal protein L5 codes for MAKLHDYYKDEVVKKLMTEFNYNSVMQVPRVEKITLNMGVGEAIADKKLLDNAAADLAAISGQKPLITKARKSVAGFKIRQGYPIGCKVTLRGERMWEFLERLISIAVPRIRDFRGLSAKSFDGRGNYSMGVREQIIFPEIDYDKVDRVRGLDITITTTAKSDDEGRALLAAFNFPFRK; via the coding sequence ATGGCGAAACTGCATGATTACTACAAAGACGAAGTAGTTAAAAAACTCATGACTGAGTTTAACTACAATTCTGTCATGCAAGTCCCTCGGGTCGAGAAGATCACCCTGAATATGGGTGTTGGTGAAGCGATCGCTGACAAGAAACTGCTGGATAATGCAGCAGCAGATCTGGCAGCAATCTCCGGTCAAAAACCGTTGATCACCAAAGCACGCAAATCTGTTGCAGGCTTCAAAATCCGTCAGGGCTATCCGATCGGCTGTAAAGTAACTCTGCGTGGCGAACGCATGTGGGAGTTCCTTGAGCGACTGATTTCCATTGCTGTACCGCGTATCCGTGACTTCCGTGGCTTGTCCGCTAAGTCATTTGATGGTCGTGGTAACTACAGCATGGGTGTGCGTGAGCAGATCATCTTCCCGGAAATCGACTACGATAAAGTCGATCGCGTTCGTGGTTTGGACATTACCATTACCACTACTGCGAAATCCGATGATGAAGGCCGTGCGCTGTTGGCCGCCTTTAACTTCCCATTCCGCAAGTAA
- the rpsH gene encoding 30S ribosomal protein S8: MSMQDPIADMLTRIRNGQAANKVAVTMPSSKLKVAIANVLKEEGYIEDFKIEGDTKPVLELELKYFQGKAVVESIQRVSRPGLRIYKRKDELPKVMAGLGIAVVSTSKGVMTDRAARQAGLGGEIICYVA; encoded by the coding sequence ATGAGCATGCAAGATCCGATCGCGGATATGCTGACCCGTATCCGTAACGGTCAAGCCGCGAACAAAGTTGCGGTCACCATGCCTTCCTCCAAGCTGAAAGTGGCAATTGCCAACGTGCTGAAGGAAGAAGGTTATATTGAAGATTTCAAAATCGAAGGCGACACCAAGCCAGTTCTGGAATTAGAACTTAAATATTTCCAGGGCAAGGCAGTGGTAGAAAGCATTCAGCGAGTAAGCCGTCCAGGTCTGCGCATCTATAAAAGAAAAGATGAGCTGCCAAAAGTTATGGCCGGTTTGGGTATCGCAGTTGTTTCTACCTCTAAAGGTGTTATGACTGATCGTGCAGCTCGCCAGGCTGGTCTTGGTGGCGAGATTATCTGCTACGTAGCTTAA
- a CDS encoding DNA-directed RNA polymerase subunit alpha — translation MQGSVTEFLKPRLVDIEQVSSTHAKVTLEPLERGFGHTLGNALRRILLSSMPGCAVTEVEIDGVLHEYSTKEGVQEDILEILLNLKGLAVRVQGKDEVILTLNKSGIGPVTAADIIHDGDVEIVKPQHLICHLTDENASISMRIKVQRGRGYVPASARIHTEEDERPIGRLLVDACYSPVERIAYNVEAARVEQRTDLDKLVIEMETNGTIDPEEAIRRAATILAEQLEAFVDLRDVRQPEVKEEKPEFDPILLRPVDDLELTVRSANCLKAEAIHYIGDLVQRTEVELLKTPNLGKKSLTEIKDVLASRGLSLGMRLENWPPASIADE, via the coding sequence ATGCAGGGTTCTGTGACAGAGTTTCTAAAACCGCGCCTGGTTGATATCGAGCAAGTGAGTTCGACGCACGCCAAGGTGACCCTTGAGCCATTAGAGCGAGGCTTCGGCCATACTCTTGGCAACGCACTGCGCCGTATTCTGCTTTCATCCATGCCAGGTTGCGCGGTGACCGAGGTTGAGATTGATGGTGTACTGCATGAGTACAGCACCAAAGAAGGCGTACAGGAAGATATCCTGGAAATCCTGCTCAACCTGAAAGGGCTGGCGGTGAGAGTTCAAGGCAAAGATGAAGTTATTCTTACCCTGAATAAATCTGGCATTGGCCCTGTGACTGCAGCCGACATCATCCATGATGGTGATGTCGAAATCGTCAAGCCGCAGCACTTAATTTGCCACCTGACCGATGAAAACGCATCTATTAGTATGCGTATCAAAGTTCAACGTGGTCGTGGTTATGTGCCGGCATCTGCCCGTATTCATACGGAAGAAGATGAGCGCCCGATTGGTCGTCTGTTAGTTGATGCTTGCTACAGCCCTGTAGAGCGTATTGCCTACAATGTTGAAGCAGCTCGCGTAGAACAGCGTACTGACTTGGACAAGCTAGTCATCGAGATGGAAACCAATGGTACGATCGATCCTGAAGAGGCGATCCGCCGTGCGGCCACCATTCTGGCTGAACAACTTGAAGCTTTTGTTGACTTACGTGATGTTCGTCAGCCAGAAGTTAAAGAAGAGAAACCAGAGTTCGATCCGATCCTGCTGCGCCCTGTTGACGATCTGGAATTGACTGTCCGCTCTGCTAACTGCCTTAAGGCAGAAGCTATCCACTACATCGGTGATCTGGTACAGCGTACCGAGGTTGAGCTGCTCAAAACGCCTAACCTGGGTAAAAAATCTCTTACTGAGATTAAAGACGTACTGGCTTCCCGTGGTTTGTCTCTGGGCATGCGCCTAGAAAACTGGCCACCTGCAAGTATTGCTGATGAGTAA
- the rpmD gene encoding 50S ribosomal protein L30 translates to MAKTIKITQTRSAIGRLPKHKATLLGLGLRRIGHTVEREDTPAVRGMVNAVSYMVKVEE, encoded by the coding sequence GTGGCAAAGACTATTAAAATCACTCAAACCCGTAGTGCAATCGGTCGTCTGCCGAAACATAAGGCGACACTGCTTGGCCTGGGTCTGCGTCGTATTGGTCATACTGTTGAACGTGAGGATACTCCTGCGGTTCGTGGTATGGTCAACGCGGTTTCCTACATGGTTAAAGTGGAGGAGTAA
- the rpsK gene encoding 30S ribosomal protein S11, translating into MAKAPIRARKRVRKQVSDGVAHIHASFNNTIVTITDRQGNALGWATAGGSGFRGSRKSTPFAAQVAAERCAEAVKEYGIKNLEVMVKGPGPGRESTIRALNAAGFRITNITDVTPIPHNGCRPPKKRRV; encoded by the coding sequence ATGGCAAAGGCACCTATTCGTGCACGTAAGCGTGTAAGAAAGCAAGTCTCTGACGGTGTGGCTCATATCCATGCTTCTTTCAACAACACCATCGTAACCATTACTGATCGTCAGGGTAATGCGCTGGGTTGGGCAACTGCCGGTGGTTCCGGCTTCCGTGGTTCTCGTAAATCTACGCCGTTCGCTGCTCAAGTAGCTGCAGAACGTTGCGCAGAGGCCGTGAAAGAATACGGTATTAAGAACCTGGAAGTTATGGTTAAAGGACCTGGTCCGGGCCGTGAGTCTACTATCCGCGCATTGAACGCGGCTGGTTTCCGCATCACTAATATTACTGATGTGACTCCGATCCCTCATAACGGTTGTCGTCCGCCGAAAAAGCGCCGCGTATAA